The Lycium ferocissimum isolate CSIRO_LF1 unplaced genomic scaffold, AGI_CSIRO_Lferr_CH_V1 ctg122, whole genome shotgun sequence genome contains a region encoding:
- the LOC132041905 gene encoding uncharacterized protein LOC132041905 translates to MQIQVKCSCGEGKCPEWAVLELQGVVEAQPSFKDKLQNLQIGTLCRPTSQETYTFTVGYHELTGTKVPLKKPMLVLKKIKFAIEEEKGDVNSSRVELDVIGVIRQRILFKTRPKALISKPQPTGKEKVSAAVSSMSN, encoded by the exons ATGCAGATACAGGTAAAATGCAGTTGCGGAGAGGGGAAATGCCCAGAATGGGCTGTTCTAGAGCTTCAAGGTGTTGTTGAAGCTCAACCCTCCTTCAAAGATAAACTCCAAAATCTCCAAATTGGCACTCTTTGTCGCCCCACTTCCCAG GAAACTTATACATTTACGGTTGGATATCATGAGTTGACTGGAACCAAGGTGCCCCTGAAAAAGCCCATGTTAGTattgaagaaaatcaaatttgcCATTGAAGAAGAGAAGGGTGATGTCAATTCATCAAGGGTGGAATTGGACGTTATTGGAGTAATTCGTCAACGGATTCTTTTTAAAACCAGACCCAAGGCGCTCATATCAA AGCCTCAACCTACTGGGAAGGAAAAAGTCAGCGCGGCAGTGTCCTCTATGTCCAATTGA